One genomic segment of Sphingorhabdus sp. M41 includes these proteins:
- a CDS encoding regulatory protein RecX has translation MTSLLTAFTAVIDYLWRLNFDPTVAQKGQTSQLKVKPLKNSVKTLDQESLHRLAIRYVERYATSRKKLADYLHRKIREREWDDAAPPAVDQLVERFAERGYIDDALYAQNKASALTRRGYGARRVEHALYQAGISEADGREAFEASESNKWAAADKFARKRRIGPYAEAQQADDKCRKQLQAFLRAGHDLDLASRFVFAKPGEEIAAEE, from the coding sequence ATGACCTCCCTTTTAACCGCATTTACCGCCGTCATTGATTACCTCTGGCGTTTAAATTTCGACCCGACTGTGGCACAAAAAGGGCAGACATCACAGTTGAAGGTCAAACCGTTGAAAAACAGCGTTAAAACGTTAGATCAGGAGAGCTTGCATCGGCTGGCTATACGCTATGTCGAGCGATATGCAACGAGCCGGAAAAAACTGGCGGATTATCTGCACCGCAAAATTCGCGAGAGAGAATGGGATGATGCAGCCCCTCCTGCCGTTGACCAGCTGGTCGAGCGTTTCGCGGAACGGGGCTATATTGATGACGCTTTATACGCTCAGAACAAAGCTTCGGCCCTCACCCGCCGGGGTTATGGAGCCCGCCGCGTCGAGCATGCGCTGTACCAGGCGGGCATCAGCGAAGCGGACGGGCGCGAGGCGTTTGAGGCCAGTGAGTCGAACAAATGGGCCGCCGCCGATAAATTTGCGCGCAAACGAAGAATTGGTCCCTATGCCGAAGCCCAGCAGGCAGACGATAAGTGCCGCAAGCAATTGCAGGCTTTCTTGCGCGCCGGCCATGATTTGGACCTTGCCTCTCGTTTTGTCTTCGCCAAACCCGGCGAAGAGATCGCAGCCGAAGAATAA
- a CDS encoding fatty acyl-AMP ligase → MTELTPTPTLDELPRRFSDFDTLGSALDYASQGQKGFNFHDARASLVRVYPFSELREDALASAKRLIAAGIKPGDRVALIADTEPQFCALFFGAVYAGALPVPLPLPTSFGGKESYIDQIGVQLDSCDPALLLFPDEIAELAGAAGRSRSIPISGWDAFAQQDVPDVPLPAASSSDIAYLQYSSGSTRFPHGVAVTHKALLHNLGSHAHGMLINSTDRCISWLPFYHDMGLVGCFLSMVANQVSTDYLKTADFARRPLSWLDLITRNPGTSCSFSPTFGYEICARRIGSQSNVQERFDLSRWRLAGNGADMIRPDVMQRFTDAFAPAGFDAKAFLPSYGLAEATLAVTLMPSGEGMEVELVEETELSGEKKSDGSRPKRFRAIVNCGKPVRDTFLEIREENGAVLADKTIGKVWMKGPAVMEGYYRDQEATDACLVDGWLDTGDMGYLSNGYLYIVGRAKDMIIINGKNHWPQDIEWAVEQLPGFKAGDIAAFAITTPGGEETPAVLVQCRTSDEIERLRLWNEIREKVRAITGMNCVIELVPPRTLPRTSSGKLSRAKARNLYLSGDIQPYAVAA, encoded by the coding sequence ATGACCGAATTGACACCAACCCCGACTTTGGATGAACTCCCTCGTCGCTTCTCTGATTTTGATACATTGGGGAGTGCGCTGGACTATGCGTCCCAAGGACAAAAGGGTTTCAACTTTCATGACGCCCGGGCGTCGCTTGTCCGGGTTTATCCGTTCAGCGAATTGCGAGAAGATGCGCTGGCGTCGGCAAAAAGATTGATCGCGGCCGGTATAAAGCCCGGCGACCGTGTGGCGCTGATTGCAGATACGGAACCGCAGTTCTGCGCGCTATTTTTTGGTGCCGTCTATGCCGGAGCGCTGCCGGTTCCATTGCCATTGCCAACCTCTTTTGGCGGCAAGGAAAGCTATATTGACCAGATCGGCGTGCAGCTGGACAGCTGCGACCCTGCTTTGTTGCTCTTCCCCGACGAGATTGCGGAATTGGCGGGTGCGGCAGGCCGGTCCCGGTCCATTCCGATCTCCGGCTGGGACGCTTTTGCGCAGCAGGATGTTCCGGACGTGCCATTGCCCGCAGCCAGCAGCAGCGATATCGCCTATTTGCAATATTCCAGTGGCTCGACCCGGTTCCCGCATGGTGTTGCCGTCACGCATAAGGCGTTGCTGCACAATCTGGGCTCTCATGCTCATGGCATGCTGATCAACAGCACGGATCGCTGCATTTCCTGGCTGCCCTTCTATCATGATATGGGGCTGGTAGGCTGCTTCCTGTCAATGGTCGCCAATCAGGTCTCGACCGATTATCTCAAGACTGCGGACTTTGCCCGGCGACCTTTGTCATGGCTGGACCTGATCACCCGCAATCCGGGTACGTCCTGCAGCTTTTCGCCAACATTCGGCTATGAAATTTGCGCGCGTCGCATCGGCAGCCAGTCCAATGTCCAGGAGCGGTTCGATCTTTCGCGCTGGCGGCTGGCGGGCAATGGCGCGGACATGATCCGGCCCGACGTGATGCAGCGGTTTACCGATGCTTTCGCGCCTGCAGGATTTGATGCCAAGGCCTTCCTGCCGAGCTATGGTCTTGCCGAAGCAACGCTGGCCGTCACATTGATGCCATCGGGCGAAGGCATGGAAGTGGAACTGGTGGAAGAGACCGAGCTTTCCGGCGAGAAAAAGAGTGATGGTAGTCGCCCGAAGCGTTTCCGCGCGATCGTCAATTGCGGCAAGCCCGTGCGTGATACCTTCCTGGAAATCCGTGAGGAAAATGGAGCGGTGCTGGCTGACAAAACCATCGGCAAGGTCTGGATGAAGGGACCGGCGGTGATGGAAGGCTATTATCGCGATCAGGAGGCGACCGATGCCTGTCTGGTCGACGGCTGGCTCGATACCGGCGACATGGGCTATCTGTCGAACGGCTATCTTTACATCGTTGGCCGCGCCAAGGACATGATCATCATCAACGGCAAAAATCACTGGCCGCAGGATATCGAGTGGGCTGTCGAACAATTGCCTGGCTTCAAGGCCGGAGACATAGCCGCTTTCGCGATCACCACACCGGGCGGGGAAGAAACACCCGCCGTACTCGTTCAATGTCGGACTTCGGATGAGATCGAGCGTCTGCGCCTGTGGAACGAAATCAGGGAAAAGGTGAGGGCGATTACCGGCATGAATTGTGTGATCGAGCTGGTGCCCCCTCGTACCTTGCCGCGTACAAGTTCCGGCAAGCTGAGCCGCGCAAAGGCCCGGAACCTCTACCTTTCCGGTGATATTCAGCCATATGCCGTGGCCGCCTGA
- a CDS encoding putative bifunctional diguanylate cyclase/phosphodiesterase: protein MTGRSFIDRRVAEASLSEKSEVVSLLLKEFEDTGADWLWQTDTSRRITHVSPRFAHAIGQPPEEIEGKPFLQLVAGEAWDSGKFSTALHELADKLKRRDSFSNMLVPVQINGENRWWELSASPKLDDSGAFHGFRGVGSDITEQRESADKISHMARFDTLTRLPNRLQLTDAVIKAMQAAEKWNGRCGFMMIDLDRFKAVNDTLGHPVGDRLLARVSDRLRSIMTDNELCGRLGGDEFAIVIKEASDTQYMELLAKKIIDTLSRPYEVDQHTLYIGASVGTAIGPRDGRTVEMLMRSADLALYRSKDQGGGAFTHYEPQLHVQAEERRVMEIALRKALENDELSLNYQPVVSADSGGVVGFEALLRWTSPEFGIVSPAKFVPIAEDARLIVSIGEWVMRTACKEAMAWPSTVKVAVNVSADQLTEVNFLSMVVSALEDSGLPPNRLEIEVTESIFMHEGNGAAEVLDQIIALGINLSLDDFGTGYSSLGYLRKTRFTTIKVDRSFVQGAAKNAPESLAIIRAVVAMADALGMSTTAEGAETEEEVNMIKKLGCRKIQGYYFGRPMVADDAKNLFGIFEPGQLAYGQKSA, encoded by the coding sequence ATGACCGGCCGGTCATTCATTGACAGGAGAGTCGCAGAAGCCAGCCTCAGCGAGAAAAGTGAAGTGGTCAGCCTGTTGCTCAAGGAATTTGAGGATACGGGCGCGGACTGGCTGTGGCAGACTGATACGTCGCGCCGCATAACGCATGTTTCACCGCGGTTTGCCCACGCCATCGGGCAGCCACCGGAGGAGATCGAGGGCAAGCCGTTCCTGCAACTGGTCGCGGGTGAAGCCTGGGATAGTGGAAAATTCTCGACCGCTTTGCACGAACTGGCGGACAAGCTGAAACGCCGTGATAGTTTCAGCAACATGCTGGTACCGGTCCAGATCAATGGGGAAAATCGCTGGTGGGAATTGTCCGCTTCGCCGAAACTCGACGATAGTGGCGCCTTTCATGGGTTCCGCGGTGTCGGGTCGGACATTACTGAGCAGCGTGAATCGGCTGACAAAATCTCGCATATGGCCAGATTCGATACGCTGACCCGCTTGCCCAATCGCCTGCAGCTGACCGATGCGGTCATAAAAGCGATGCAGGCGGCTGAAAAATGGAACGGCCGTTGCGGCTTCATGATGATCGATCTCGATCGCTTCAAGGCGGTGAACGATACGCTGGGCCATCCGGTGGGCGACCGGTTGCTGGCACGCGTGTCCGATCGCCTTCGCTCGATCATGACCGACAACGAGCTGTGCGGTCGTCTAGGTGGCGATGAATTTGCCATCGTGATCAAGGAGGCCAGCGACACGCAATATATGGAATTGCTGGCCAAAAAGATCATCGACACTCTGTCCCGGCCTTATGAAGTCGACCAGCATACACTTTACATCGGCGCCAGTGTTGGCACTGCGATCGGTCCCCGTGACGGACGTACGGTCGAAATGCTGATGCGCAGTGCCGATCTCGCGCTCTATCGTTCGAAGGACCAGGGCGGCGGCGCATTCACCCATTATGAGCCGCAACTCCACGTCCAGGCGGAAGAGCGCCGGGTAATGGAAATTGCCCTGCGCAAGGCGCTGGAGAATGACGAGCTGTCGCTGAACTATCAACCCGTGGTCAGTGCTGATTCGGGTGGGGTCGTCGGGTTCGAAGCGCTGCTGCGCTGGACCAGCCCGGAATTTGGTATTGTATCGCCGGCCAAATTCGTGCCGATAGCGGAAGATGCGCGCCTGATCGTCTCGATTGGTGAATGGGTCATGCGGACCGCGTGCAAGGAAGCCATGGCGTGGCCATCCACGGTCAAGGTTGCGGTCAATGTTTCAGCCGACCAGCTGACCGAAGTGAATTTCCTCTCGATGGTCGTGTCTGCACTCGAGGACAGCGGACTTCCTCCGAACCGTCTCGAGATAGAAGTAACCGAAAGCATTTTCATGCACGAGGGCAATGGTGCTGCAGAAGTGCTGGATCAAATCATTGCTCTGGGCATCAACCTGTCGCTTGATGATTTTGGTACCGGCTATTCCTCGCTCGGCTATCTGCGCAAAACGAGATTCACGACGATCAAGGTGGATCGCAGCTTTGTTCAGGGTGCTGCCAAAAACGCACCCGAGAGCCTCGCCATCATTCGCGCGGTGGTTGCTATGGCAGACGCCCTGGGCATGTCGACGACCGCCGAGGGTGCGGAGACGGAAGAAGAAGTAAACATGATCAAAAAGCTCGGCTGTCGCAAAATCCAGGGCTATTATTTCGGTCGTCCGATGGTCGCCGATGATGCCAAGAATCTGTTCGGCATATTTGAGCCCGGGCAATTGGCATATGGTCAAAAGTCCGCCTGA
- a CDS encoding ParA family protein: MAVIAVYSMKGGVGKSCTAVNLAWNSAVNSSRRTLLWDLDPQGAASFILKGDQMKKDLARAMVAGNVKPDKLIKHTEIANLDLLAADVSLRGLDRLFFQINKKRHLGKLLKQMGKDYDRIILDCPPGLTETSEQILRNADIVIVPTIPSPLSERALTDVQIFLNSSGKKHAPLLPVYTMVDRRRSIHNQGLLRKPKWPVIPMSSAVEHMTKLQKPVGSFAPRSPAAQAYARIWRGIEKRLAKN; encoded by the coding sequence ATGGCGGTAATCGCAGTCTACAGCATGAAGGGCGGCGTTGGCAAAAGCTGCACGGCTGTGAATCTCGCCTGGAACAGCGCTGTGAACAGCTCGCGCCGGACCTTGCTCTGGGACCTTGATCCGCAAGGAGCGGCTTCGTTCATTCTCAAGGGCGACCAGATGAAAAAGGACCTCGCGCGCGCAATGGTCGCCGGCAATGTCAAACCGGATAAATTGATCAAGCATACGGAAATAGCCAATCTCGACCTGCTGGCTGCGGATGTGTCGCTACGTGGGCTCGACCGGCTGTTCTTCCAGATCAACAAGAAGCGGCATCTCGGAAAATTGCTCAAGCAAATGGGCAAGGATTATGACCGGATCATCCTCGATTGCCCGCCGGGTCTGACGGAAACGAGCGAACAGATCTTGCGCAACGCCGATATCGTGATTGTACCGACAATCCCGTCCCCGCTCTCGGAACGCGCGCTCACCGATGTCCAGATATTCCTGAACAGCAGCGGCAAAAAACATGCGCCCTTGCTGCCGGTATATACAATGGTTGATCGACGGCGCTCCATCCACAATCAGGGCTTGCTTCGGAAACCGAAATGGCCGGTCATCCCGATGTCGAGCGCCGTTGAACATATGACCAAATTGCAGAAACCGGTCGGCAGTTTCGCACCGCGCAGCCCCGCCGCCCAGGCCTATGCCCGAATCTGGCGCGGCATTGAAAAACGACTGGCAAAAAACTAG
- the arsC gene encoding arsenate reductase (glutaredoxin) (This arsenate reductase requires both glutathione and glutaredoxin to convert arsenate to arsenite, after which the efflux transporter formed by ArsA and ArsB can extrude the arsenite from the cell, providing resistance.) yields MKATIWHNPKCGTSRKTLAILEEAPGVDLTVVEYLKNPPSRAKLEQLYRDAGMTPQEGLRVRGSPAEELGLTKDDATADQILDAMAQEPILINRPLVETDKGVRLCRPQEIVQELL; encoded by the coding sequence ATGAAGGCAACAATCTGGCACAATCCGAAATGCGGCACATCACGCAAGACATTGGCGATATTGGAAGAAGCGCCCGGAGTTGATCTGACCGTAGTCGAATATCTGAAAAATCCGCCCAGTCGTGCCAAGCTGGAACAACTTTACCGCGATGCTGGAATGACCCCCCAGGAAGGCTTAAGAGTGCGCGGTTCGCCGGCTGAGGAGCTGGGGTTGACGAAGGACGACGCGACGGCCGATCAGATTCTGGATGCCATGGCTCAAGAGCCAATCTTGATCAACCGGCCGCTGGTCGAGACCGACAAGGGGGTCAGACTGTGTCGACCGCAGGAAATCGTGCAAGAGCTGCTCTAG
- a CDS encoding TonB-dependent receptor produces the protein MNIVPRRSLRFCVSVSLAAIAANPVPVDAAEALEDGFADDQEIIVTGEKEGYVAISSAGLKTDTPLIDTPQTVSVVTREQLDDQALQDIGDILRYTPGASIGQGEGNRDQITIRGQNSTADFFVDGIRDDVQYFRPLYNIERVEIHKGPNAMIFGRGGGGGIINRVVKSPIADRQFGEATASVDSFGAFYLSGDLNLPVGESAAFRLNGLYEEFNNHRDFYDGRRFAINPTFGAELGDKSRVMLSYEYVDDDRAVDRGNPAELRALGDDCSFADPCGPLTGYHDTLFGQPGTNRTTLQAHVVKLRVEHDFSDDLRFSTTTQYGDYDKLYRNVYPVDARSNDIRLTPAANSVTLDGYVDTTDRENFITQGNLLWTGDTGAFDHSLLLGYEYGEQKSANARRDILFDNNGDGLLDSSVSIPNLPNDDDQTTVSLTDPIVTPIFGFPAFSRSTVSDLKFLSLYVQDQISIGDHFEIIGGVRFDRFDLDVNDIQSSLLLSRTDEKFSPRFGAIYKPQENISIYASYAKSFLPRSGDQFLTLTPNNANLAPETFENHEVGVKWDLTQALSLTAALFRLDRDDQSILLDNQGNTTLSGSRTEGVEFQLVGKLTEQLQINAGYSYLDGQQRNATTVGGQELRLFQVPEHMVSLWTKYDFTPQFAAGVGVTHQSSQFATNDNTVRIPAFTRVDAALYYDVSEQVQLQLNVENLFDETYYPSVHNNDNISTGEPLNARLTVKFGF, from the coding sequence GTGAATATTGTTCCGCGCCGTTCTTTGCGCTTCTGCGTTTCTGTCAGCCTCGCCGCGATTGCAGCGAATCCAGTCCCCGTCGATGCTGCAGAGGCGTTGGAAGACGGCTTTGCAGATGATCAGGAGATTATCGTCACCGGTGAAAAGGAAGGCTATGTTGCGATCAGCAGCGCGGGCTTGAAAACCGACACGCCGCTGATCGATACACCGCAGACCGTCTCGGTCGTTACTCGCGAGCAGCTTGACGACCAAGCACTTCAGGATATTGGCGACATTCTCCGCTACACGCCGGGTGCATCGATCGGGCAGGGTGAAGGCAATCGCGACCAGATCACCATCAGGGGACAGAATAGCACCGCGGATTTCTTCGTCGATGGCATTCGCGACGACGTCCAATATTTCCGGCCGCTCTACAATATCGAGCGAGTCGAGATTCACAAAGGTCCCAATGCGATGATCTTTGGCCGCGGCGGCGGTGGCGGGATCATCAACCGGGTGGTCAAATCACCGATTGCCGATCGCCAGTTTGGCGAAGCAACCGCAAGTGTCGACAGCTTCGGCGCATTTTATCTTTCGGGTGACCTCAATCTGCCGGTGGGTGAATCAGCTGCTTTCCGCCTCAACGGTCTGTATGAGGAATTCAACAACCATCGTGATTTTTACGATGGTCGCCGGTTCGCCATCAATCCGACCTTCGGCGCCGAATTGGGCGACAAGAGCCGGGTTATGCTATCCTACGAATATGTCGACGATGACCGCGCAGTAGACCGTGGCAATCCGGCGGAACTGCGCGCTCTGGGCGATGACTGCTCGTTTGCCGACCCTTGCGGCCCGCTGACCGGCTATCACGATACATTATTCGGGCAGCCCGGCACCAATCGCACGACGCTGCAGGCGCATGTCGTCAAGCTGCGCGTGGAACATGATTTCAGCGATGATCTGCGTTTCAGCACGACCACGCAATATGGTGATTATGACAAGCTCTATCGCAACGTCTATCCGGTCGATGCGCGCAGCAACGACATCCGGCTGACGCCGGCCGCCAATTCCGTCACCCTCGACGGTTATGTCGACACGACCGACCGCGAGAATTTCATCACCCAGGGCAATCTGTTGTGGACGGGCGACACCGGGGCTTTTGACCACAGCCTGCTACTCGGTTATGAATATGGCGAGCAGAAATCCGCCAACGCCCGGCGGGATATATTATTTGATAATAACGGAGATGGATTGCTGGACTCAAGTGTTTCGATTCCGAATTTACCAAATGATGATGACCAAACCACTGTCTCACTGACAGATCCGATTGTGACGCCTATATTCGGCTTCCCCGCCTTCAGCCGCAGCACTGTTTCCGACCTGAAGTTCCTGTCGCTTTATGTGCAGGACCAGATCAGCATCGGCGATCATTTCGAGATTATCGGCGGTGTACGTTTTGACCGGTTCGATCTGGATGTGAACGATATCCAGAGCAGCCTGCTGCTCAGCCGGACCGACGAGAAATTCTCGCCGCGTTTTGGCGCGATATACAAACCGCAGGAGAATATCTCGATCTATGCGAGCTATGCGAAGAGCTTTCTGCCACGTTCGGGCGACCAGTTTCTGACGCTCACTCCGAACAATGCCAATCTGGCGCCGGAAACTTTCGAAAATCACGAGGTCGGGGTAAAATGGGATTTGACACAGGCGCTCAGCCTGACCGCTGCCCTGTTCCGTCTCGACCGCGACGATCAGTCGATCCTGCTCGATAATCAGGGCAACACCACCCTGTCCGGTTCCAGGACCGAAGGCGTCGAGTTCCAGCTCGTCGGCAAGCTGACCGAGCAATTGCAGATCAACGCAGGCTATAGCTATCTCGACGGCCAGCAGCGCAACGCAACTACCGTAGGCGGTCAGGAATTGCGCCTGTTCCAGGTGCCGGAACATATGGTCTCGTTGTGGACAAAATATGATTTCACCCCCCAATTTGCTGCCGGTGTCGGGGTGACCCATCAATCAAGCCAGTTCGCCACCAACGACAATACGGTCCGCATCCCGGCATTCACCCGGGTCGATGCTGCGCTCTATTATGATGTCAGCGAGCAGGTGCAATTGCAGCTCAACGTCGAAAATCTGTTCGACGAGACTTATTATCCGTCGGTCCATAATAATGACAATATTTCAACCGGCGAACCGCTGAATGCGCGGCTGACCGTGAAATTTGGTTTTTAG
- a CDS encoding (2Fe-2S)-binding protein, with product MTKFTVNDRPVWYRMDPDTPLLWALRDASNLTGTKYGCGTGDCGACMVEVDGEAIRSCLVTIGELEGRFVTTIEALSRDRSHPVQQAWAAENVPQCGFCQSGMIMAAAVLLKKNSNPSKAAIDEAITNICRCGTYPRIREAIQRAGRVARGEAVLSAAPPPGIDPEDAAKAVPALTPQK from the coding sequence ATGACCAAATTTACCGTCAATGACCGGCCGGTCTGGTACCGGATGGACCCGGATACGCCGCTTCTCTGGGCGCTGCGCGATGCGTCCAATCTGACTGGCACGAAATATGGCTGCGGCACCGGTGATTGCGGGGCGTGTATGGTTGAGGTCGACGGCGAGGCCATCCGCTCCTGTCTAGTCACCATTGGCGAGCTCGAAGGCCGTTTTGTTACCACGATCGAAGCGCTGTCGCGCGATCGCAGCCATCCGGTGCAGCAGGCCTGGGCAGCGGAAAATGTGCCGCAATGCGGTTTCTGCCAGTCAGGCATGATAATGGCAGCAGCGGTTCTGCTGAAGAAAAATTCCAATCCGTCGAAAGCCGCGATCGACGAGGCAATCACCAATATCTGCCGCTGCGGCACCTATCCGCGCATCCGCGAAGCAATCCAGCGCGCCGGGCGCGTGGCCCGCGGCGAAGCGGTACTCAGCGCCGCCCCGCCACCGGGGATTGATCCGGAAGACGCCGCCAAGGCGGTGCCGGCGCTGACGCCCCAAAAATGA
- a CDS encoding class II aldolase/adducin family protein — MATAINIQSSCSEEEWKARQRLAACYRIFAYLGWDEMIFNHITLKVPGEDDAFLINPYGLHFSEVTASTLVKIDIDGNTLDGSTYPVNKAGFTQHSLFHRELPDVHAIIHTHTTATMAVSSVEGGLQPINFYAAAIVPRLAYHKFEGITVHEDEGPRFLASLGKKRMMMLENHGPVVMGRTLEEAFLNHWVLQRACEIQMQTLAMGKPVMIGEEVIRKHLENLSQASIDPLQQGVPEFDAMVRLVDREDKSWRE, encoded by the coding sequence ATGGCCACCGCGATCAACATCCAATCCAGCTGTAGTGAGGAAGAGTGGAAAGCGCGCCAGCGGCTCGCCGCCTGCTACCGGATTTTCGCCTATCTCGGCTGGGACGAGATGATCTTCAACCATATCACGCTGAAGGTTCCGGGCGAGGATGATGCCTTTCTGATCAATCCCTATGGCCTGCATTTCAGCGAGGTCACCGCCTCGACTCTGGTCAAGATCGATATCGACGGCAACACGCTCGATGGCTCGACCTACCCGGTCAACAAGGCCGGCTTCACCCAGCACAGCCTGTTCCACCGCGAACTGCCCGATGTCCATGCAATCATCCACACCCATACCACCGCGACCATGGCGGTATCCTCAGTCGAAGGCGGCCTGCAGCCGATCAATTTCTACGCTGCCGCGATCGTCCCGCGCCTCGCCTACCACAAGTTCGAAGGCATTACCGTGCACGAAGACGAAGGCCCGCGTTTCCTCGCCAGCCTCGGCAAGAAGCGGATGATGATGCTCGAGAATCACGGCCCGGTGGTGATGGGCCGGACGCTGGAAGAGGCGTTCCTCAACCACTGGGTGCTGCAACGCGCCTGCGAAATCCAGATGCAGACGCTGGCGATGGGCAAACCGGTGATGATCGGCGAAGAGGTGATCAGGAAGCATCTGGAAAATCTGTCGCAGGCCTCGATTGATCCCCTGCAACAGGGCGTCCCGGAATTTGACGCGATGGTGCGGCTGGTCGATCGCGAAGACAAAAGCTGGCGGGAGTGA
- the rpsU gene encoding 30S ribosomal protein S21, whose product MQIMVRDNNVDQALRALKKKLQREGVYREMKLRRHYEKPSEKRAREKAAAVRRARKMDRKRMERDGLI is encoded by the coding sequence ATGCAAATCATGGTTCGCGATAATAATGTTGATCAGGCCCTTCGGGCGCTCAAGAAAAAATTGCAGCGTGAAGGCGTCTATCGCGAAATGAAGCTTCGTCGCCATTACGAAAAGCCATCCGAAAAGCGCGCCCGCGAAAAGGCTGCTGCCGTTCGCCGCGCCCGCAAGATGGACCGCAAGCGTATGGAACGCGACGGCCTGATTTAA
- a CDS encoding FKBP-type peptidyl-prolyl cis-trans isomerase: MSVTTVPIHPIKKGSLTKIWIGVLLIVGAALLLAYTGTQNVVVNGATNEQFLAANADEDGVETTASGLQYKVIKPGEGPSPVATDTALVKYEGTLRDGTVFDANEQAPMPVGAVVPGFSEALQLMQKGGEYRIWIPSELAYGEASPGEQIPPNSLLIFDVTLLDFISAAQMEELQRQMQAEGAPGNPRLPGQ, encoded by the coding sequence ATGTCAGTTACGACGGTTCCGATTCATCCCATCAAAAAGGGCTCGCTGACCAAGATCTGGATCGGTGTGTTGCTGATAGTGGGCGCTGCATTGCTTCTCGCTTATACGGGAACCCAGAATGTCGTCGTGAATGGCGCGACCAACGAGCAGTTTCTCGCCGCCAATGCTGATGAGGATGGGGTGGAAACAACCGCATCCGGCCTACAATATAAAGTGATCAAGCCGGGCGAGGGGCCTTCGCCTGTCGCCACCGATACGGCTCTGGTCAAATATGAAGGCACGTTGCGCGATGGCACTGTCTTTGATGCTAATGAGCAAGCGCCGATGCCGGTGGGTGCCGTGGTCCCCGGTTTCTCCGAGGCGCTGCAACTTATGCAGAAGGGCGGCGAATATCGCATCTGGATCCCGTCGGAACTCGCATATGGCGAGGCCTCTCCCGGTGAACAGATTCCGCCTAACAGCCTGCTCATTTTTGATGTGACGCTGCTCGACTTTATTTCAGCAGCGCAGATGGAAGAGCTTCAACGGCAGATGCAGGCAGAAGGCGCTCCCGGAAACCCACGACTTCCCGGCCAATAG
- a CDS encoding FKBP-type peptidyl-prolyl cis-trans isomerase: MTDIVTNQNSPKPSSPIKPFLLGLLSGVISVAVLAAAIPEKTSPSEFVQASWEKLFPPPGNAEFLTENGKQAGVVTTASGLQYKVNKPGKGDSPTATDTALVKYEGTLRDGTVFDANEQVPMPVGAVVPGFSEALQLMQKGGEYRIWIPSELAYGETSPGPELPANSLLIFDVTLLDFISAAKMEELRQQMQAQAVPGGPPPAP; the protein is encoded by the coding sequence GTGACCGATATCGTCACGAATCAGAATAGTCCGAAGCCATCATCGCCAATCAAGCCATTCTTGCTTGGGCTGCTATCGGGTGTAATTTCGGTGGCCGTGCTTGCCGCCGCAATTCCAGAAAAAACCAGTCCTTCAGAATTTGTCCAGGCAAGTTGGGAAAAGCTGTTTCCGCCACCGGGCAATGCAGAATTTCTGACGGAAAATGGAAAACAGGCCGGCGTCGTCACAACCGCATCCGGTCTGCAATATAAGGTGAACAAGCCCGGCAAGGGTGATTCGCCAACCGCCACTGATACGGCTCTGGTCAAATATGAAGGCACGTTGCGCGATGGCACGGTCTTTGATGCCAACGAGCAGGTGCCGATGCCGGTGGGTGCCGTGGTGCCCGGTTTCTCCGAAGCGCTGCAGCTGATGCAGAAGGGCGGCGAATATCGTATCTGGATCCCGTCGGAGCTCGCTTATGGTGAAACCTCTCCCGGACCAGAGCTTCCCGCCAACAGCTTGCTCATCTTTGATGTGACTCTGCTGGACTTTATTTCAGCGGCAAAAATGGAAGAATTGCGTCAGCAGATGCAGGCGCAGGCTGTTCCCGGCGGACCACCACCCGCTCCTTAA